The genomic stretch tttatatggataaagcacgTCCAtttagtaccccgatggttgtgagatcactcgatataaataaagatccattccgacctcatgaaaataatgaagaacttgttggtcctgaagtaccatatcttagtgcaattgatgcactaatgtatcttacTAACACGACAAGGCGTGACATAACGTTTTCAGTTAATGttttagcaagatatagctctgctcctacaatgAGACATTGGAGTGAAATCAAATAAATATTGtgttatctaaaagggactactaATGCGGGCTTATTTTTTGATAATGATTGCAAtctcgatcttgttggttatgccgatgtagagtatttatctgacacacacaaggcttgatctcaaacatgctatgtgtttacatgtggagacactatcatatcttggcgatcgactaagcaatcaatcgtggctacttcttctaatcatgctgagataattgctattcatgaagcaagtcgagaatgtatttggttgaggtctataatatatcttatccgagacaaatatggtttgaagtgtgacaaactacccataattttgtatgaagacaatgcatcatgcatagcccaattgaagggatgattcataaaaggagataagacaaagcacatttcaccaaagttatttttcacacataaTCTTCAAAataatggtgatatcaatgtgcaacagattcgttcaagtgataatatggttgatttgttcaccaaatctctactgacgtcaaccttcaagaaactggtgtacaagattgggatgcgaaggctgtgaattgatgctctcatcaggggagttaatacgcggtgtactctttttcctttacaaggttttgtcccaccgggttttccttgcaaggtttttaatgaggcaaccaaaaggcgtatttctaaatatgtgtactctttttccttcattagaatttttttcccatagggttttttcctaataaggttttaacgaggcacattatttatggacatccaagggggagtgttatgataaatatcatattatggtggatgtctactcttcctccatgatcttcatgtcaaatgcttaatgacatattcaatgacatattttctatgttcaatgacatattccatgacatattttcttcacttttcatgcctatataaagaccttgtaatagataggaaaatacacacaattgaaaaagaaaatctcttccttctctctatctctatttctcgttcatgttttactaaattacttttattttttgttcatattttactaaattgcttttatttcataataaTGATGATGTTTTTACTAAGATCCACTAATCAATTCACATCATCCACTCCTCACTCATCTTATCACTTCTATATAGATAACCCAATCCCCACTTCCACTCCCTTCCTTTCATTTTCTCCTACACTCCTCAGCTCCACCGCCAAAACCACACCTctccccaccaccaccaccaccggaAATTCTCAAACATGTCCGTGAAGGAGTGCACCCACCACAAGGACAAAAAACAAAAAACTGTCCGGCGACTCTGCGCTGGAattctcatcttcctcttcaTTGTCCTATTAACCATCCTCCTTATCTGGGCtattcttcaacccaaaaaacccCGTTTCATTCTCCAAGATGCCACCATCTTCAATTTCAACGTTTCCGCCCCCAACATCTTCTCAACATCAATCCAAGTCACAATTTTCTCCCGCAACCCAAACGACAATATCGGCGTTTACTACGAAAAAATGCACGTATACGCCAATTATCATAATCAGCAAATTACTTATTATACTCAAATTCCTTCAGTTTATCAAGGTCATAAGGATGTTAATATTTGGTCGCCGTATGTTTCTAGTAATAACGTTCCGATTGCTCCTTATAATGGACCAGATTTAAAGCAGGACCAGCAAAACGGTGGCGTTTGGCTCGATTTTAAAATTGACGGTCGTGTGAAATGGAAAGTTGGGACGTTTACTTCTGGGCATTATCATTTACATGTGAGGTGTCCGGCTTATGTTCCGTTTGGGAACAATCTCGGAGACGGAGGAATTGTCGTCGGAAATAACGCCGTTAAGTATCAACTTGCCCGGAGCTGTGATGTGAGTGTTTAATTTGAAGATGATGAAGAAGGGGAGTTTATTGCCACTGAACTGGAAGTATTTAATTATTTCTCTGTTTTACTTTTTGGACCAACTTTTATTACTTTTTCCTGCAATTTATACTTTTTCTTTGCTCTTTGCTTTTGGTCCTATAAAGTTGAACTGTACattttgttaaagaataataTTGGCATTGGGAAGAATATATTATAGAAGAGAGAGAGGGAGATGGAGAAGGTCACAATCTTGTATGAAGTTGTATTAATTCGGATTATCAGAAACTTTCACATATAAATTACAATAATTGTTTCTTCTCATTATCAGTAATTAGAAAAGTGAAACAATTGTTTTAGTGGTAACAAATTGTCATTTTACTCCCATatgtaggggtgttcatggttcggtttggatcgatttttccctaaaaagaaactaaattaagtaagtcggtttttcaaatattagaaccaaatcaaaccaattaagtcggttttttctcgattcggtttatatcggtttttcggttttttcggttatttgtcggttttttcttaaatataagacatacactaccaaacacacatttcggcgaccacattttcaatgtaacaatatcaaatcaattgccctttgaaaaatctattatttaccaagatatattgatgataattgaatcaaatagtgatgaataatttaaggattcaattaaaaatatattatttttaacatgaaatagattcttacacttaacaaaagaaaactaccaattaaactagaatgtaaaggtaaagaactgtactaagtgcaaacgattaatatttactataaaatttttaaaactttgtataaaagtatacatatatataggtgtaataataaatttaaaatagctacttcTATATTCAGTTTGGttcaatttttttaattaaaaccaaaaccgaaccaaatttgatcggtttttaaatttcaaaaccaaaaccaaaccaaaccaaaaagtaccgatttttttggtcggtttggtttggttttcggtttggtttgggttttcggatttttatgaacacccttACCCATATGCATTCaaagttttttttattactcatgcttactttttaaaaaaaaaatgataagAGAAGTTTTTGTTTTCCTATTATATATGTGCTTAGACTGGTTGAGAAAGAGGATGCAAAGGGCTACAAtagcgtttggacatagatttagttgaaacttaaaaaaggaaagaagtttTTAATGtgtgttgaaaaataatttttggaaattgaAATTGTGTTTAGATATGCAATTTATTTAGAAAAAAATAAAGTTTTGTGAGTGGAAGAAAAGTTTTACCGAAAAACTGCCCTAAACCATTTTTTGGGAACTTGAAATCTcaaaattttataaaattaatcATATTCCATGAACTAATACTGTTTTcgaaaaaaataatgaaaataattGCTAAAATTTATGGCTAAACGGGAGCTAAAAATAgaaccttctttttttttgtttaacaTTAATCTTGTATTCTTTTTTATGAGTATTTCTAGTTTGTGCTACACAAGGAACTATACTTATTACGAGTATTCTAGTACTATTACTCGTGCTTACTTGACTTTTAAATCTCTcgaattttctttttaattaaatAGTTCATCGTTTAATTAAAATCTTAGACCACAAATAGTAATGGTTTTTCGATTTGCCAAGGTTTTTAGGGATTGGTGAATATTGGATCATGTGAGCTGTTATGGGTTTATAGTCTTATTACTTGATGTTTACTCTACTCTGCTTTTATTTCTAATTATTTTGTTTATCGATAAAGCCATTTCTTATGTGAAGAAGTAAGAATTTGTTCTCGGAAACTTAAATGCTCCTATCAattttcataattgtttcttttcATTAGAAGAAGTGAATAATTGTCGCAATTGCACCCAAGTTATCATATCCTatcacttttttaaaaaaaattctcatgCTTACTTTGAAAGTTTGATTTTTTACTCTTCTCTActttttcttaattaaattgtTCAATGATTTAAATCTTAGACCATAAGGAATGGCTTTAATTTTGCCAAATTTTGAGGGTAGATGAATGAGATCATGTGACCTGTTTTGGTTATAAGCCTAGGAATATAGAGAAGGTGCCCTCCATGTGCTTTATATAAGTTCCTGTACTGGCTGATTTAAACAGTTTACCAAACTTATGACTTGTTTCTTACGTCTTTTTCTCTCCTTTCTCACAATTCAATGATTTTGACACTTGTGGTTGAATGTTCTTGGGGAAAAAGATCATTAGTACTGACTTAGAATCTCACACAATTAGTTAGTTTCAAGAATTTTTTTTCTAAACACTATAAATTCTCTACTGGTTTAAAAACAATCATATATCGGAATTTAAAAAACCCTTAAAATAGCGGACTTTACACTGGAACTTAGTTTAATTAACCAGGAGCCAGCATCACATACTTTTTGTACTTAAAGAAATTGTGCAAAACAATGTGGACAGGTATATATAGTTGGTGGGTTAATTATTATGAGGTAGAGTGTCTTAATTAATTAGTGGGAAAGTGTATACCGCATGTTTACTAAATTATGAAAATATAGAATTGATTATGATCAAATAGATAAGATTTATATGTCGCGTTATGTCATCAGACAAAAGTGAAAGCACTAGTAAAAGTTGGTATAACATTAGAGGATTTACGGTATATAATTTgttaataaaatatattttaaccTATTACAACAAGTTATTAATTTTGCATTGAAATATTTACTTATAGGTTTGTGCTTTTGTTCCCTTGTTTTTTGCTGTGCAATCAAACAACTACACTAACCTATGAGTAAATGTTTCGATACTATTGATTGTTACTGTCAATCTTAACCCAAACAATAGAAGAGACGGGGATCTTGTCTTCGACGAAAAGTTTAATTAGCGACTCATGAATGCTGTCGAGTTTAACGAGCCCATAATTCGAAGGTGttcgatttattttttgaataagAATCGCAACCTTACCGTATCATCACCATGATTCAGACGTCAAATTCTTATGACTGGACCTTTTCTTATTTCCTTTGCGGCATGCTTTGCTGACCTCGTACTCTGAACTGATGGCTCCTGATCCTTTACGTACTTCTTTAAGAAGTATGTAAAAAGGCTCACATATGCGCATACGAAGAAAAAAATAGTTACAAGAATGACCAGTAGTTCCTTGATGCAACACTACAAAAGAAAAAACATGAAGAATGATTATTTAGTGAGGTAATTATGATCAACTTTGAATGGAATGCATTATACATTTTCTATTATATAGAAGAACAACAATTTCGACATGTCTGTTTTGTGATATTAAAATTTAAATTGAGGGTATTATAGCCATTTCAATCTACAAATTAATACAGCTGTCTACGTGTCTCTTCCTCCTTCATTCACCGCATATTATTCTCATTCTTATCGCCTTTACTCCTCTTTTCTCTTCGGTATTCCTTGCTGATTTTCTGATTTACTGTGGACTTCACTCTCTATCTCTTTTTGTGCTTAATCTAAGTTTCATTTTACTTTGTGGTTTTCAGATTTTCTACTTTCTCTCTCAAATCCCTTGAACTTGCCGATAAATTTCTTAGTCTTTAATATCAATTTATTTCAACCCACACAATACTAAACAATGGAGGTttacctcaaattcatgaaaataaACCGAATTAAAGACAAATTTTGTCTATATTCAAGAAGATCCGGAAATTTTCGAGTTAGGGTTTTGATGGATGATATTGGGGAACGTTTTTTTTTGCGGAGATGAATTGAAATCAAGAGTTCAGCTTTGAGTATTCAATCTCTTTCAAAACTTATATTGCAAATGTTTGTCTTCTTCTTGCTCTCAAGTCTAGATGCAgttattttttttctctcctttttctaCGTTCTTCCTTCCCTTTAGGTCATTATTGTTAGTTTTGAAATTTAATGGTTCCTGATATCTTCTCCTCtcattttttcatcttttttcccTTTGTATTCTTTGGCTAATTCTGAAGTTTAGTGGCTATGGCAGGTTTAAATTGGCCAATTAAAATTTTCCTTTCCTCTTGTCGGGTTATGGCGTGTCCAGATTGGAGAAATTTGAGTTCGATATTAAAGTTACCCGATAATTTTtcttcatttcatatttttgGGTGGTAAAATTGTGATAAATATGAATCGACTCTTTGTGCCTCTTTTGGTGCCGGCCACGAGCCAAACAAATATGAATGATCTCGAAATAGCACAATTCGTAGTGTGCGATTTTCTTCCTTGAATGACATAAAAAAAATAACACTTAACATAGACAAATAGCAGAAACATAAAAAATTTATCTTTGACACTTGAAGTGAATGGGAAATTAGTTCAACTCTAGATGGACAAAAAATAGTTGCATTTGATCAAGGAAAACATGTCGAAAGACACACTACCTCGAGCACATAGATTCAAGATGTCGCACATGTTTAGGAGATGACTGTTGTTAATATGTTTAGCTTCTCTTCTCCTCTTTCTTTCCCTATTTTTGTTTGGCTAAAAGATGTTATCACTCTGCCACTGAAGTAGTAAAAGCACTAATATCCGCTTTGCTACTTTTACAGAATACTATTGTATTTTTCAAAAGAGTGGTATAAGGCAGTAGATTATGAGAGATATTGCCTAACATGATCAATAACCCAATAAAAGGGGAAAAAGGAAGAGGTCAGTATTGGCGAGTATGGACTCACATGGCCTTATTGGTAAACTAATCTTTAGTTGTGTGTTCAACGATTCCAGTTGTTCCAATATACCAATATCAGGCCTTTTGAGTTTGGAATCACCATTTGATTTCCATATAAGGTGAAGTTAGGGAAAATAAAAACTGCAACGTTGTATCGAGAAGTGAAGAAGTCGTTAAAATTGGTGATAAGACTTTTATAGTCACGTGTAGTAGAATTAACGTTTGAATTCGGATGATTTTCAAATATTCATACATTCAGCTTAGTAGATGGGCTTGTAGTAGGGGCAATAAGGTTGATGGAAGCTGAGGTGAGCAAGATAAGAGTACATCACTTGATGCCATTAGTAAATTCCTGAAATTTTATATTCACCGGGAGAGTGAAATAAAAGGTTTGCTTATTTTTTCATCTTCACATGATCAATGACTTAGAGGGTGTTTGaataagcttataagctggtcaaattgACTTATAAGCaatttttggcttatctacgcgtttggtaaaattaaaagtgcttataagttaagtgcttataagccaaaaataagccaaaaaacaTAAGCTGGTCTCctccaacttatcaaatttcagcttataagcactttaggtttgaccaagatatttactattctatccctaaaatactttttttaaaacaaaactcttcgtatatCCAGTTCTTCAGTtgtttattattaatttcagcacttttatccaaatacataactgcttattttttaaattagcttcagcacttaaaagtgcttttcagcacctaatgtttatcagctactctaaatcagctaagccaaacgggctcttaattCATCCCGTCTACTACCTGGAGTTCATCATTGACGTTTTCAATATTGCCATAGGTATTCACAATCAGTTGTAGTTGGAGCTTTTGTTGTCGGACTACTTAAGATTTGCTAGATCTTTTTATGTCATATGTTTTATTGCAGAATATTAGAAAATGGAAGTGTTAGCTTCcttttctgtttttcctttttgatgagTAAACCGACAGCTCTTTATAGCTCGAATTCGATAGTCGTGATTGATAAAGGCTGCTTCTCACTACTAGAATTCTGGGAAAAAGAGACCGCAAAaagcgatcaactttggtcgctttttggctAAATAACGACCAAAATGCGACCAAAAATGCCTGGTAGCTATATTGATGGTCCCTtttatttagggaccaaagttggtcgctaattagcgaccaactttggtctctaagctaAATGGACCCATTTTTCCGGATATTgactatagagaccaactttggtcgctttattaatttaataatataaatttggcgaccaaagttggtctctaaataaaaattacattatttatttatttatttatttattattaatcactaaaaaacgaccaactttggtctctaaaccaaatattatattttaaaatctggaaactagagaccaattttggtcgcttttgtattcatttatttatttattttattaaactagcgaccaactttggtccctaaatacatggatttaatttattttttaaatattagcgaccaactttggtcgctatatcaccagaaattttatttttttaatgaaatagcgaccaagtttggtcgctttttgtagaaatctgggtaaatagcgaccaacgttggtcgctattctccagaaaattattttttttaacatgaaaagcgaccaaatagagaccaactttggtcgcttttctgtgtattattttggcagaaactgcctgtttttgCCGCTACACCACCTGCGAGCCATACCAATTTCCTAAataggcattttatgccaacaacaacaacaataaaaagcaattaaaagcaacaaagaataaagttcaatagaactaacacattaagctaacaaaactaagttaacgcttattacaagcccattcgaactaaAGAGAACTAACACAATAGTAAATTGGTATGTAAATTAGTTTTAATACAATAGAACTAACACAATGTAAATTAGTTCTAACACAATAGTATATAAAGTACTGAAGGAGTGTTCTTTCATCATCCTCGTCTgcaagttggattgcctcgctcggttcattaggtggttgactgcgtatgaattcccccacgtcAGATGTGAAGCGAATTgaacctatatgaaaaattatattgaattagtatttcaaaatttatataaaagcaaatcaaaatatttaatgaaaagtaaaaaacttacatgtatgtagtcgaggctcgaccctcctttctgaatcagtctctttcttcttctttacaatacgagtttcattgaatagctcatcttgcttcattggcatcataaagttgtctggtggctttggtgattatcctcgtggtactattactcgagATGAACTTTGATACAAAGAATAACTTGGATACGGTACATGACGgagtgtgtctttgatcaattgtttaTCTCATTAGCTACAATGATAATAAGAAGgcaacgacatgtgtttcaaaaaagtgatggtgtaggtaggatttaacatttcctaagtagataaaagaggttatagaggaattctgtacttcattttccatgaggaaaagaagtttgattgagagtgacaaggttgataaAGACGGATGGTTTTCCGTTGGTCGTTGCAGTTCCCATAAAACGTGGATCATAAGACTTtatgatgacaaagattataggaagttttgtgctcaactttcttccaagtctgatccgtacaagcttaatgtgatattggaTGATATTTCTTCAGATTCAGACAAtaatttgaccgacaaaagtatcgaaatgctcttaaaaagaattaaaggtaaaacgtTTTTCTTGGTCGAGAAGGAAGCTGAAaaatattttacctttaattctttttaagagcatttccatacttttgtcggtcaaatcattatCTGAATCCGAaccaatatcacattaagcttgtacgaATCAGACTCGAAAGAAAGTTGAGTACAAAACTTCTTATAatctcatacataaaagcttcaattcatatccacaaaagttcaagtcatatcctaaaggttcaactcatacataaaagcttcaatttatatcctaaaagttatattcatatcctacgagtttaaacttaaactaaaagttcaatttatatcctaaaagcttcaactcatacctaaaaggttcaattcatatcctaaaaattcaactcatatcctaaaaggttcaatttatatccacaaaagttcaagtcatatcctaacggttcaactcatac from Nicotiana sylvestris chromosome 12, ASM39365v2, whole genome shotgun sequence encodes the following:
- the LOC104220017 gene encoding NDR1/HIN1-like protein 1; its protein translation is MSVKECTHHKDKKQKTVRRLCAGILIFLFIVLLTILLIWAILQPKKPRFILQDATIFNFNVSAPNIFSTSIQVTIFSRNPNDNIGVYYEKMHVYANYHNQQITYYTQIPSVYQGHKDVNIWSPYVSSNNVPIAPYNGPDLKQDQQNGGVWLDFKIDGRVKWKVGTFTSGHYHLHVRCPAYVPFGNNLGDGGIVVGNNAVKYQLARSCDVSV